A part of Rhodopirellula bahusiensis genomic DNA contains:
- the serB gene encoding phosphoserine phosphatase SerB translates to MNDSILPAPYPSSHLAMGPPTIVLLRFTGDDRPGLTASISERLHRFNCRVIDVNQAVIHRSLLLGMLVQIPGSEDPKRLMRKMRRKSRKLGLKCKTKIVCDPDYDAWVKRQGKSRFILTLLSRSVTAEQFAAVSRLVSDQGLNIDVITRLSGRPDREPGDELTRACVEFSLRGDPTDANALKASLLELSNRLNLDLAWQRDDAFRRNRRIVALDMDSTLLQAEVIDELAKEAGAGEKVSAITEAAMRGEIDFDESLRQRVQSLAGLPESVLPKVAERLQLTEGAERLLSNLRRFGYTTAILSGGFTYFGEHLQKLLGIDHVHANQLEIIDGKLTGRVLGPIVNAERKALLLEQLAANEGVDRKQMIAIGDGANDLPMLSRAGLGIAFHAKPIVRESAEHQMSTLGLDAVLYLLGVRDRDLLE, encoded by the coding sequence GTGAACGATTCCATCTTGCCTGCTCCCTACCCATCCTCCCATCTCGCGATGGGTCCGCCAACGATCGTTTTGCTTCGATTCACCGGTGATGATCGCCCAGGTTTAACGGCGTCGATTTCGGAACGCTTGCACCGATTCAATTGCCGAGTCATTGATGTCAATCAAGCGGTGATCCATCGATCGCTGTTGCTTGGAATGCTGGTTCAGATTCCCGGTAGCGAAGACCCGAAACGGTTGATGCGAAAGATGCGACGCAAGAGTCGAAAGCTAGGACTCAAGTGCAAAACAAAAATCGTCTGTGACCCTGACTACGACGCTTGGGTCAAACGTCAAGGCAAATCGCGATTCATCCTGACGCTGTTGTCACGCTCCGTCACCGCCGAGCAATTTGCCGCTGTCAGCCGATTGGTCTCCGACCAAGGACTCAACATTGACGTCATCACGCGATTGTCCGGCCGCCCTGATCGCGAACCGGGTGACGAACTGACCCGTGCCTGCGTGGAGTTCTCGCTACGTGGCGACCCGACTGACGCCAACGCTCTCAAAGCCAGCCTGCTAGAACTCTCCAATCGTTTGAACCTGGATCTGGCATGGCAACGAGACGACGCCTTCCGCCGCAACCGACGCATCGTCGCGCTCGACATGGATTCGACATTGCTGCAGGCCGAGGTGATCGACGAACTGGCCAAAGAAGCCGGCGCAGGCGAAAAGGTCAGTGCGATCACTGAAGCAGCCATGCGTGGCGAAATCGACTTCGATGAATCGCTACGCCAACGTGTGCAATCACTCGCAGGATTGCCTGAGAGCGTTCTTCCCAAAGTTGCCGAGCGACTTCAACTGACCGAAGGCGCCGAACGATTGCTTTCGAACCTCCGTCGGTTCGGCTACACAACCGCAATTTTGAGTGGCGGATTCACCTACTTTGGCGAGCACCTGCAGAAGCTGTTGGGCATCGATCATGTGCACGCCAACCAATTGGAAATCATCGACGGAAAATTGACTGGACGAGTCCTTGGTCCGATCGTCAATGCCGAACGCAAAGCTTTGCTTCTCGAACAGCTTGCCGCGAACGAGGGCGTCGATCGCAAACAGATGATCGCGATCGGCGATGGCGCCAATGACTTGCCCATGCTCTCCAGAGCCGGCTTAGGAATCGCTTTTCATGCCAAGCCCATCGTCCGAGAATCGGCAGAACATCAAATGTCCACTTTGGGCCTGGATGCCGTTCTCTACTTGCTTGGCGTGAGAGACCGCGATTTGCTCGAGTGA
- a CDS encoding FHA domain-containing protein: protein MKHSQEPQLRIRLSPLAGVPSGVPKSIKVHHLPFCIGRSKDCDLTIRRSTISRSHCVLTLQDGMLHIADLGSRHGTLVDGSRLEVKTAVPLSHNQRIQLDKIVLRVSVRNRLTNEPIVSEALAKSSPLLSELDSLLDEIEQGNLTNEHSETESADKQTKPTPKKQKSPLPIQPSVSESEEDSSDSENNLTDTTELAASTDDTVVSEDATPIDTTRTDPSESGPKRLPDHIRKRLTQDSQEAAKDALKRLFGGR from the coding sequence ATGAAGCATTCACAAGAGCCACAACTGAGAATCCGACTATCACCGCTCGCGGGCGTTCCTTCGGGAGTTCCTAAATCGATCAAGGTCCACCACTTGCCGTTCTGCATTGGACGCAGCAAGGACTGTGACCTGACCATTCGGCGATCGACCATCAGTCGCTCACATTGTGTCCTCACTCTCCAGGATGGAATGCTTCACATCGCTGACCTTGGTAGCAGGCACGGCACGCTGGTCGATGGCAGCCGCCTGGAGGTCAAAACCGCCGTTCCGTTGTCACACAACCAACGAATCCAGCTCGACAAGATTGTCCTTCGTGTTTCCGTTCGGAACCGATTGACGAATGAGCCCATCGTGTCAGAAGCACTAGCCAAATCCTCGCCGCTACTGAGTGAGCTGGATTCGCTCTTGGACGAAATCGAACAAGGCAACCTGACCAACGAACACAGTGAAACGGAATCCGCTGACAAGCAAACCAAGCCGACTCCGAAGAAGCAAAAATCGCCGTTGCCCATTCAACCATCGGTATCCGAGTCAGAAGAAGACTCGTCGGATTCCGAAAACAATTTGACTGACACCACTGAATTGGCGGCGAGCACAGACGACACAGTTGTGTCCGAAGACGCCACGCCAATCGACACGACTCGGACTGATCCGAGTGAATCCGGTCCCAAACGTCTGCCCGATCACATCCGCAAACGTTTGACGCAGGATTCACAGGAAGCCGCGAAGGATGCTCTCAAGCGACTCTTCGGTGGACGCTAG
- a CDS encoding ECF-type sigma factor, translating into MQQLSSMSESRNVSHWIDQVKDGDSIAANQIWQHYYDRLVRSVRNKLFGQNRAVSDEEDIALSVFDSFYSAAQKGRFPDLSDRDDLWRLLLKMSARKVVDKRRRDQRQRRGGNVQLQSLDNREDDRTFIEAIGDEPSPEMVLMMEESVEQFFSHLGVGKLRDLAGAKLEGYSNAELATRFGCSERTIERRLHLIREKCQQELFDEHSPEKTTDRDLGTN; encoded by the coding sequence ATGCAACAGTTGTCTTCCATGTCGGAATCACGAAATGTCAGCCACTGGATCGACCAAGTCAAAGACGGCGATTCCATTGCCGCCAATCAGATTTGGCAACACTACTATGACCGGCTCGTTCGATCGGTTCGAAACAAACTGTTCGGCCAAAACCGAGCCGTCTCGGATGAAGAAGACATCGCTCTAAGCGTCTTCGATAGTTTTTATTCAGCGGCTCAAAAGGGCCGTTTTCCGGATTTGTCGGACCGTGACGATCTGTGGCGTTTGCTGTTAAAAATGTCGGCGCGAAAAGTGGTGGACAAACGTCGCCGTGATCAACGTCAACGACGTGGCGGAAACGTTCAGCTTCAATCGCTCGACAATCGCGAAGACGACCGAACTTTCATCGAAGCCATCGGCGACGAGCCCTCACCCGAGATGGTTTTGATGATGGAAGAATCGGTCGAACAATTTTTTTCGCATTTGGGTGTCGGGAAGTTAAGAGATTTAGCGGGTGCCAAGTTAGAAGGGTATTCAAACGCGGAACTCGCCACACGATTTGGATGCTCTGAACGGACGATCGAGCGTCGTCTGCACCTCATCCGTGAAAAATGTCAACAGGAACTGTTCGATGAGCATTCGCCAGAAAAAACTACCGATCGCGACCTTGGAACGAATTGA
- a CDS encoding sulfatase-like hydrolase/transferase — translation MIYADDLGYEALNCYGGLDFATPNLDAMAAEGVRFDRAYASPVCTPSRVSLLTGLYTFRHSHLGVLPVHQGTRQKVDFAKMPTFAQLVRANGYATSVTGKWQLATLEVWPNHIREAGFDSWCVWQIWRDGEKTLRHWNPTFNQDGRVREDIAQRFGPDVLVEYVIDQMTEAQAAQQPFLIVHNELLPHDPIIETPEDQKLGRQARLANMIGYMDKLVGRLLEAVERLGIRDNTYVVFMGDNGTHDVDFDNPKSGQPGERKHTRHTIAGNVNGGKFDLNDAGTHVPLIVWGPPSVPAGNVCDDLIDVVDLFPTYCELTSTAIPESLSLDGRSIAPQIHGSTGNPRQWVHHAISGKGESVFDGSWRLFSKNPQLWDARQLPAEPPAAQHDEQAESARARLDQVIKTLHQNAAQ, via the coding sequence ATGATCTACGCCGACGACCTCGGTTATGAAGCACTGAACTGTTACGGCGGCCTCGACTTTGCCACCCCGAATCTGGATGCGATGGCGGCGGAAGGCGTTCGGTTCGATCGGGCCTACGCCAGTCCAGTCTGCACGCCCTCGCGAGTCAGCCTCCTGACGGGGCTGTATACGTTTCGCCACTCGCATTTGGGAGTACTCCCGGTGCACCAGGGAACGCGCCAAAAAGTGGACTTCGCCAAGATGCCCACTTTCGCCCAATTGGTTCGCGCCAACGGGTACGCCACCAGTGTGACCGGCAAATGGCAGCTGGCTACGCTGGAAGTCTGGCCGAACCATATCCGCGAAGCTGGCTTCGATTCCTGGTGTGTCTGGCAGATCTGGCGTGACGGAGAGAAAACGTTGCGTCACTGGAATCCGACCTTCAATCAGGACGGACGTGTTCGCGAAGACATCGCACAACGATTTGGCCCCGACGTTCTGGTCGAATACGTGATCGACCAAATGACCGAAGCACAAGCGGCACAGCAGCCATTTTTGATTGTCCACAACGAACTGCTTCCGCATGATCCGATCATCGAAACACCTGAGGACCAAAAGTTGGGTCGGCAGGCTCGGCTCGCAAACATGATCGGCTACATGGACAAGCTCGTCGGCCGCCTGCTCGAGGCAGTGGAACGACTCGGGATCCGAGACAACACCTACGTGGTGTTCATGGGTGACAACGGCACGCACGATGTCGACTTTGACAACCCAAAGTCCGGACAACCAGGAGAACGGAAACACACTCGCCATACGATCGCCGGGAACGTCAACGGCGGCAAGTTCGACCTGAACGATGCGGGCACTCACGTGCCGCTGATTGTGTGGGGACCTCCGTCGGTGCCCGCCGGCAACGTTTGTGATGACCTGATTGATGTGGTCGATCTGTTTCCCACCTATTGCGAACTGACAAGCACGGCGATCCCTGAATCACTCTCTTTGGACGGTCGCAGCATTGCGCCGCAAATACACGGCAGCACTGGAAACCCTCGCCAATGGGTGCACCATGCGATCAGTGGAAAAGGCGAGAGCGTGTTCGACGGTTCGTGGCGTCTCTTCAGTAAGAACCCCCAATTGTGGGACGCACGGCAGTTGCCAGCCGAACCTCCCGCCGCACAACACGATGAGCAAGCCGAATCCGCTCGAGCCCGACTCGACCAAGTCATTAAAACACTCCATCAAAACGCCGCACAGTGA
- the trkA gene encoding Trk system potassium transporter TrkA: MRILTLGGGTVGRWIADMLCRRRHSVTLIDSDPEIVRSINSELDVRAIEGNASQSTVLFSADVLSADLCLAVTGDDEVNIVAASMAKALGARRAIARVYAPAFRDLSTFDYQRHFQIDSLLSLEQLSASELARAIRNPDAIPLEHFARGQLQVYEMDVAAGSAAAGKKLMELQLPPSVRVGSLAREGRMWIASGADETRAGDRVSLVGMPDAVSVARQIFGGEKRRRKRSKVMIAGGGETGYHLAGLLGREDFRTVLLEQDAKRSEQLSKLLPDVTVVHANANRRSVLEDEGGGTVDYFVGCTGNDENNIMAGVEARELGASRVMCVVGRPDYANVVGKLGIDLAVSERDVVARQILGFLNEGAIISQSKLPNGSIGVYELEILEGSAVTQASLANLPLAGRCLIAAIQRDGFVRVPTASDVLEVNDIIVALIDLSDADEVLSLFHSD, from the coding sequence ATGAGGATTCTGACCCTCGGTGGCGGAACGGTTGGACGCTGGATCGCCGACATGCTGTGCAGACGCCGGCATAGCGTCACGCTCATCGATAGCGATCCAGAGATCGTTCGATCCATCAATAGCGAATTGGACGTTCGGGCAATCGAAGGAAACGCTTCGCAGAGCACCGTGTTGTTCTCCGCGGATGTTCTCAGCGCCGACTTGTGCCTCGCGGTCACCGGAGACGATGAGGTCAACATCGTTGCCGCGAGCATGGCCAAGGCACTGGGTGCCCGCCGCGCAATCGCTCGTGTTTACGCCCCCGCTTTTCGTGACCTGTCGACGTTCGACTATCAACGTCACTTTCAAATTGACAGTCTGCTTTCGTTGGAACAACTTTCCGCATCAGAGTTGGCTCGAGCGATTCGCAACCCCGACGCGATTCCATTGGAACACTTCGCTCGTGGCCAACTGCAAGTTTACGAGATGGATGTGGCGGCAGGCTCCGCGGCGGCGGGTAAGAAGCTGATGGAACTGCAACTTCCTCCCAGTGTTCGCGTGGGATCGCTTGCTCGGGAAGGTCGCATGTGGATCGCCAGCGGTGCCGATGAAACGCGTGCCGGCGACCGAGTCAGCTTGGTCGGGATGCCGGACGCCGTCAGCGTTGCTCGACAAATTTTTGGTGGTGAAAAACGACGACGCAAGCGATCCAAGGTCATGATCGCTGGTGGTGGTGAAACGGGCTACCACTTGGCCGGACTGCTCGGCCGTGAAGACTTCCGCACGGTGCTGTTGGAACAAGACGCGAAGCGTTCCGAGCAGTTGTCCAAGCTGCTGCCCGACGTCACCGTCGTGCATGCCAACGCCAACCGTCGCAGCGTCTTGGAAGACGAAGGCGGAGGCACGGTGGACTACTTTGTTGGCTGCACCGGCAATGACGAGAACAACATCATGGCTGGCGTCGAGGCACGTGAACTGGGTGCTTCGCGGGTCATGTGCGTGGTCGGGCGACCGGACTACGCGAACGTGGTCGGAAAACTTGGCATCGACCTGGCCGTCAGTGAACGAGACGTGGTGGCTCGCCAAATCCTTGGGTTCCTCAATGAGGGAGCCATCATCAGCCAAAGCAAATTGCCCAACGGTTCGATCGGAGTTTACGAGCTGGAGATTTTGGAAGGATCCGCTGTCACTCAAGCGTCACTGGCCAATCTGCCGCTCGCGGGTCGCTGCTTGATTGCCGCGATTCAACGAGACGGATTCGTTCGCGTCCCAACGGCCAGCGACGTTCTCGAAGTCAACGACATCATCGTCGCATTGATCGATCTATCCGATGCCGACGAAGTCCTATCACTCTTTCACAGCGACTGA
- a CDS encoding serine/threonine protein kinase: MERIDDLCAEFERKWQSDQSPSIESALTEDISPEERDVLLAELVVLDVDYRRRRSENPTEQDYLDRFPNSVSVIRDAFRGNDQPKRAFIPPSVEQLGEQFPNLKITELLGAGGMGAVYKARQEGLDRVVALKILPEEFGHDVKFALRFTREARTLAKLNHPNIVSVFEFGHVGDTYYFLMEYVDGSTLRDVVAAGQLEPAHALAIVPHLCDALQYAHDNGVIHRDIKPENILMAVDGSVKIADFGLSRLLGDENQPSPLTGTHQIMGTPRYMAPEQLEGARGVDHRADIYSLGVVFYEMLTGELPIGRFAAPSKKVQIDVRLDDVVLRTLEKEPRRRYQRASQIKSDVQSIASGDRAALAPTQIVDSASHRDRVPSSAGIQEQELAGRLLLTRRQLMERVKSALRPLGVGQVLQILIGVALIALGAYCWAPNTHVPHQLVSGVIVHVYGLLLIISAANVLVRIKRIDTAKPITEIREKLDAVRRFSLWVGPVIGFAWWLIWIPVVVAAGFDQVLHPNSLSPSLIVGMIGIVVSFGLYAMAMKSEHWRQKIGGRSVTNAERELTEIEQTNIH; the protein is encoded by the coding sequence TTGGAACGAATTGATGACCTTTGCGCCGAGTTCGAACGCAAATGGCAATCCGACCAATCCCCCTCGATCGAATCGGCTCTGACGGAGGACATTTCACCCGAGGAGCGAGACGTTTTGTTGGCTGAATTGGTCGTTTTGGATGTCGACTATCGCCGGCGACGATCCGAGAACCCAACCGAACAAGACTACCTGGATCGCTTTCCCAATAGCGTCTCCGTCATCCGCGACGCGTTCCGCGGGAACGACCAACCCAAGCGAGCCTTCATCCCACCGTCGGTCGAACAACTGGGCGAGCAATTCCCCAATTTGAAGATCACCGAACTACTCGGCGCGGGCGGAATGGGTGCGGTCTACAAGGCTCGCCAAGAAGGCCTGGATCGTGTCGTTGCTCTCAAAATCCTGCCGGAAGAATTCGGCCACGATGTCAAATTCGCTTTGCGATTCACTCGCGAAGCACGCACGCTCGCGAAATTGAATCATCCCAACATTGTCTCGGTCTTCGAATTCGGACACGTCGGCGACACTTACTACTTCTTGATGGAGTACGTCGATGGATCCACGCTTCGCGATGTCGTTGCTGCAGGTCAGCTGGAACCCGCTCACGCGCTCGCGATCGTGCCGCATCTTTGCGACGCACTTCAGTACGCTCATGACAACGGCGTCATCCACCGCGACATCAAGCCGGAAAACATCCTGATGGCCGTCGATGGCTCAGTGAAGATCGCCGACTTTGGTCTCTCCCGACTCCTCGGCGATGAAAACCAGCCTTCGCCGCTGACGGGCACTCACCAGATCATGGGAACGCCACGGTACATGGCACCCGAACAACTCGAAGGTGCACGCGGTGTCGACCATCGTGCTGACATCTACTCGCTCGGCGTGGTCTTCTATGAAATGCTGACGGGTGAGCTTCCGATCGGTCGCTTCGCGGCACCCTCCAAGAAAGTTCAGATCGATGTTCGGTTGGACGATGTCGTTCTGCGAACGCTCGAGAAAGAACCGCGGAGGCGTTATCAACGAGCCAGCCAAATCAAATCGGACGTGCAATCCATTGCCTCAGGTGACCGCGCCGCGCTCGCTCCAACCCAGATCGTCGACTCAGCTTCTCATCGAGACCGCGTTCCTTCCTCAGCTGGAATCCAAGAGCAAGAACTCGCGGGCCGATTGCTCCTGACACGTCGCCAACTCATGGAGCGGGTCAAATCAGCGTTGCGACCTTTGGGTGTCGGCCAGGTGCTTCAAATTTTGATCGGAGTCGCTCTCATCGCATTGGGTGCCTACTGCTGGGCCCCCAACACGCACGTGCCACATCAATTGGTCAGTGGCGTGATCGTGCACGTCTACGGTTTGTTATTGATCATTTCGGCAGCCAACGTCTTGGTTCGAATCAAGCGCATCGACACGGCCAAACCGATCACCGAAATTCGCGAAAAGCTCGACGCGGTCAGGCGTTTTTCTTTGTGGGTCGGTCCCGTCATCGGCTTTGCATGGTGGTTGATTTGGATCCCCGTCGTCGTGGCAGCAGGGTTCGATCAGGTCCTGCACCCCAACTCACTTTCCCCGTCACTGATTGTGGGCATGATCGGAATCGTGGTCTCCTTTGGGTTGTACGCGATGGCAATGAAATCAGAACACTGGCGTCAAAAGATCGGCGGCCGAAGTGTCACCAACGCCGAGCGAGAACTCACCGAAATCGAGCAGACCAACATCCACTGA
- a CDS encoding lactonase family protein translates to MIGETQMRSDLSGTRQSKATIQAKTGVMAGAKRVLGALVAVAALQGSSVMAETLNVWFGTTTPRGGASEGIYHATFDTESGKLSSASLAVKAQQPGFLAIHPSKPVLYAASGSGVTAYRVQADSEDAKLVSMGSVESGDGGVAHLSTDQTGNVLLSAQYGGGSTTLYELDDDGSVARRVSVYEHDALLSPAGSGVVGNRQNAPHAHWVGTSPDNRFAFTPDLGMDKVVIWKLDPNSPSLTHHGFGEGIPGGGPRHMKFSPDGKRIYLLNELTLSVTVFDYDAETGTMTAGQTIAALSEETKAKERFNSSSEIRVHPTGRFVYSANRGHDSISVFRVDESGQLHLVEVEAIRGGWPRNFNLDPSGRWLIAAGRDSHTATVFEVDANTGELTFTRQTQQIPTPICVLFSE, encoded by the coding sequence ATGATCGGAGAGACGCAAATGAGAAGCGATTTGAGCGGCACAAGACAGTCAAAAGCAACAATCCAGGCAAAAACTGGGGTGATGGCCGGAGCGAAACGGGTTCTGGGGGCATTGGTCGCTGTGGCAGCTTTGCAAGGGAGTTCTGTGATGGCAGAAACACTGAACGTTTGGTTCGGAACCACGACACCTCGAGGCGGTGCCAGCGAAGGGATCTACCACGCCACGTTCGACACCGAGTCGGGGAAACTGAGTTCGGCGAGCTTGGCCGTGAAAGCGCAGCAACCTGGGTTCTTAGCGATCCATCCGAGCAAGCCCGTGCTGTACGCGGCCAGCGGAAGTGGTGTCACGGCTTACCGTGTGCAAGCCGATTCCGAGGATGCGAAGTTGGTCTCGATGGGGTCGGTCGAAAGCGGTGATGGTGGCGTCGCTCATTTGTCGACCGATCAAACAGGAAATGTGCTGTTGTCGGCGCAGTACGGTGGTGGCTCGACAACATTGTATGAGTTGGATGATGACGGCTCAGTCGCACGCCGCGTCAGTGTCTATGAGCATGATGCATTGTTGTCACCAGCGGGATCGGGTGTGGTTGGCAATCGTCAGAACGCGCCGCACGCGCACTGGGTCGGCACCTCCCCAGACAACCGATTCGCGTTCACTCCCGATTTGGGAATGGACAAGGTCGTGATTTGGAAACTTGATCCGAACAGTCCATCGCTTACACATCATGGTTTTGGCGAAGGGATTCCCGGTGGTGGGCCACGCCACATGAAGTTCAGCCCTGACGGCAAACGTATCTATTTGCTCAACGAACTGACACTATCGGTCACCGTATTTGATTACGACGCGGAGACGGGCACGATGACCGCCGGACAAACCATTGCTGCCCTGTCGGAAGAAACCAAAGCGAAGGAACGATTCAACAGTTCGTCCGAGATTCGAGTGCATCCGACCGGGAGATTTGTGTATTCCGCGAACCGAGGCCACGACAGCATCTCCGTCTTTCGTGTCGATGAGTCCGGCCAATTGCACCTGGTCGAAGTCGAAGCAATTCGCGGCGGTTGGCCTCGTAACTTCAACCTCGATCCCAGCGGTCGTTGGTTGATCGCGGCGGGCCGAGACAGCCACACCGCCACGGTCTTTGAAGTGGATGCGAACACGGGTGAGCTGACCTTCACACGCCAAACGCAACAGATTCCCACCCCCATCTGCGTGCTGTTCAGCGAGTAG